Within Staphylococcus sp. NRL 16/872, the genomic segment TGCGCTTTCTGTGCTATTTTTTCTTGAGTTGCTTGCTTGTTCTTGTGTTTGTGTTGTTTCTTGTGTTTTATTTGCTTCAGTATTATCAGAGTTACTTTGATTTGTATAATTTTGTTGTGTATCTTGAGTTGCTGGTTCATATTGGGCATTTTCGCCATTATCTGTTGTATCATCTTGGTCTTGTGTATTTTCTTCAGTTGTACTTTCTTTTTTCTGATGCTTCTCTTTTTTCTCATGCTTTTCAGTCGGGTTGTCTTGCTTGGTATTTGAATTTTTATGTGTTGCTGCAAAAAATATTGAGAAACCTAATGCAACAATCAGTAATACGATCACTATACCTGCCAATACTTTTTTCAAAATATGGTCCTCCGTTTTTCTTTCATTTATTTTATTATAATGAAATTTCATAAAATAGATAGTATATAGCCATTTTTATAATATTACATTTTGTTTACTAAATTTCATGATAAATACATCTAAAGTACAGTGTGTGTGGATGAGCATTGTGTAATAATAAAGAGGTATTATTAATCCAATACAGAAAGAAGGACTATCATGAATAAAATAGTAAAAACTATTGCTTCAACAACTCTAGCATTTGGAACACTTTTAGGCGTTAGTGCAACGGTGTTACCAGTTCAACAAACGGCACATGCTGCAGTTAAACCACATTATTCTTATAATGGTTACATCGATAAAGATGCTAAATTTTTAACTGACAAAAACTTTGTAAACGCTGTTAAACATGACAATGTGAAATTTAGTGGAATTACACTTGCGCCAACTAAAGATACGAAAGTGGTTGAAAAGTATAATCAAAAATTTACGGGTGTAACTAAAGACGGTAAGAAAGCAAATAAAGTTCAATTTACAGTTAAAGGGGACTTAACATTAAACCAACTTAATAAAGCATACGGTAAAGATTTGAAGAAAGTCAGTGGAAACACGAATGATAAAACAAGTGGTATGTTTGAATACAGACCTGTACAAAAGGGCTTAGCTACTACATTTGTTGTAAATCATGGGCGTGTGGTAGAGGCAGATATTAGTTATGCTGGTTTCACAACTAGTAAATAATTATTATTTTGAAAAGTAAAAAATGAATAGCTAACAATAAAGAAAATGAGCATGGGACATTGTTAAGTGTCACAAGCTCATTTCACATTTTGGCAGTAGCTAACTGAATTGAAAATGCGCTTATATCAAGCTTTTTTCAATTCTAGTTATCCTTGCCTGGCGGGCGAGGCCCCAACATAGAGACTTTCGAAAAGAAAGTCTACAAACAAAGCAAGTTGGGGATACGACGAAATTATTTTGATTTCTGTCCCGCCCCCGTTTTTTCTTTAGTGATTATTCAACGTTACAAATAATGGCAAATTCAAGTTTCATGGTTTGGGAGCCATTTTCATTACTAATGGTAATACATTGATTTAACATATCAATACGACGTATATAGGCAGCGATTGAATGAATATAACCATTCCTCCAATAACTAATCATTGCGAGTTGATGTTGTGTGTATTTCTGCGTTAATTGTCGGTTTAATGTATCAAATTGATCTTCTGACAGTGAGGGCATAGTAATTTTATTCTGTTCTTCGATAAATTCACGTAAACGCTCATATTGTTCAGGCATTGTCGCAAAGGGGGCCCACTTAACCATACCGCGCCCTTGGGGGATATTAGGGTCTAAGTATTCTCTAGGAATTTTTCGATAATCTGTTTCATGTTTGTATTCTTCTGGCATCATTTTCATCACCTCATCATCATTATAGAACATAAGTTCGTATAATTGAAGAGGGTTCTTATAATATAAATAAATTTTATATATTTCATAAAATATAATGAATTATTATGTGAAAAGACAAAAATAAGGTCATAAGTTTAACAAAGGGGAAGTAAACTTATGACCGATAGCTATTACATAATATAACTTTTTGTGAAGGAGTTAATGAGGATATTACTCCTATGGGTAGTATAACACAATTTATATAAAAAGATTATTGTTTGAATTGTGAAATTTAATTTCACATAATTTTAATAAATTTATAAAACTAAGTATTTAGTCTCCATTAGATTTGTTTTTTTGATGCTATAAATATTGTGTGTAAATCACATATTTAATGTTATTTTTTATTACCGTAATGACCTACATTATGCGTATTGTGATCGATCACTTTACCAGTTGTTTTATTGACATAGATGACTGATGCACCATTGCCACCTTGTTCTGCATATACGACAGGGACGTAACCTTTAGGTAAATCGCTGTATCGTGATACATTTTTATCCACTTTAAGACCCATGCTATTTTCAATTTCTATTTTATGGCTATTGAAGTATTGTTTCGCAACACTCATTATTTCACCATTAGAAAGTTGTCGTTTTTTATCATAGTTACCAACATTGTGAGTATTGCGATCGATGATTTTACCAGTTGTCTTATTAACATAAACTGCTGCTGAACTATTAGCCCCTCTTTCTCCGTATACGACAGGAACATAACCTTTAGGTAAATCAGTAAAAAGAGAAGTGTTTTTAGCTACTTTAATACCAAAACTGTTGTCTGTTTCAATGTGACTTTGTTTAAAGTATTGTCTAACGATATTTTCGATTTGAGTATTTGATAATTGTTTTTGTGTGGCATGTGCTTCGTTTGAATGAATTGCTTCAGTTGAATATCCAACTCCTAATACAGTTCCAAGTGCAATAACAGATGACAAAGTAATTTTAGTAAATTTATGCATAGTCAAATCTCCTTTATATAATTTAAATAGTAGGTCTTTTGGAAAAGTATTACTATTTGATTACAATATTACTTTCGTTTAATTTGTGTAAAATTTGTTAATTGTTATATAAATCTAGATTTGGAATAATTGTTCATGAAATGGATAAACAATTGTATGCAAAATGATGATAACTTAGAAGTGATAGACAAGTATAAGCCATGCTAAAGGTGAGGGCTTGTCGAAAAAGTATAGGGATTGAAAGAGTTTGTCTTCAATCTCAGGGATTAGAGGAGTTTATAACCATGAAAAAAAGTAAACGTCTAGATCTCATCACAACTGTTGTGAAGCAAAATCGTTTTAAGAAAAAAGAAGATATTGCAGTTTATATCGAGCAACATTTTGGTGTGCGATATAGTGTTACGACAATTGCACGTGATTTAAAGGAATTAAAAATCTTTAAGATGCCTGTAGCAGGGCAACAATCGTTTTATAAAAAGTTAGATAACACACGTGAAACAGATGCGAAAGCTAAATTGCAGCATTACTATGAGGCTGAAATTCAAAAGATTATTATCCAAGACAGTTATTTATTAATTAAGACGTCACCAGGATTTGCACAATGTATCAATTATTTTATTGATCAAATGGAATTAAAAGAAGTGCTAGGTACGGTAGGCGGTAATGATACACTCATGGTTCTGACTGGGTCGCCTGATATGGCACACTATGTGCATTATAAATTATTTAATCATAAATATGCGAATTAATGCATAATATATATAGTAGTATTGTTAATTAATCTTCTTTATAATTATTTATGAAATGCTGATAAATGAGTATTTCTAATATTTTCATTTTCAAAAAATATCTTTAAAAATGGGAATGATTATAAATGCAAAATATTGAATAAAAAACTTTTGCAGGGTAAATAGTCATAGGTAAATGAATGAAATATGCACAGTTAATCATAAATAACGTGTAAAACTGTATATTCAATCAAAAAAGTGTATTGGATAACCAAAAAGTATGAGGTAATAGACATTTGGTATGTGAAATAAATCACATAAAAATATTTGTAAGCGCTTTATACTTTAGCTGTAGATAAATAAAGGAGGAAATGAATATGACTCAAGGACCAATTCAAGTAAACAGTGAAATCGGTAAATTAAAAACAGTATTGTTAAAACGACCTGGTAAAGAATTAGAAAATTTAGTGCCAGATCACTTAAGCGGTTTGTTATTCGATGATATTCCTTATTTAAAAGTAGCGCAAGAAGAGCATGATAAATTCGCGCAAGCGCTTAGAGATGAAGGCGTGGAAGTCGTTTATTTAGAAAAGCTTGCTGCTGAAGCTATTGCAGATAAAGCGGTACGTGAACAATTTATTGACGATATTTTAGCAGAATCTCAAAAAACGATTTTAGGCCATGAAGAAGAAATTAAAAAGTATTTTGAAACGTTCTCAGATCAAGAATTAATCGACAAAATAATGGCTGGGGTACGTAAAGAAGAAATTGAATTAGAAACAACGCATTTAGTGGAATATTTAGATGATAAATATCCATTCTACTTAGACCCTATGCCAAACTTATACTTCACTCGTGACCCTCAAGCATCTGTAGGTAGAGGAATGACAATTAACCGTATGTATTGGAGAGCACGTCGTAGAGAATCACTTTTCATCACATATATTTTAAAACATCATCCACGTTTTAAAGATGCAGATGTGCCTGTATGGTTAGATCGTAATTCACCATTCAATATTGAAGGTGGCGATGAGTTAATCTTATCTAAAGAGGCATTAGCGATTGGTATTTCTGAACGTACTTCAGCACAAGCTATCGAACGTTTAGCTCGTAACATTTTCAAAGATGAGTCTACAACATTCAAGAAAGTTATTGCGATTGAAATTCCAAATAGTCGTTCATTTATGCACTTAGATACAGTATTCACAATGATTGATTATGACAAATTTACAGTGCATTCAGCTATCTTTAAAGAAGAAAATAATATGAACATTTATACAATTGAATATGATGAAGCGAAAGATGATATTAAAATTACGCATTCAAGTAAATTACGTGAAACATTAGCAGAAGTGTTGGGTGTCGACAGCATTGAATTTATTCCTACAGGTAATGGAGACGTCATTGATGGTGCACGTGAACAATGGAACGATGGCTCAAACACATTATGCATTCGCCCAGGTGTAGTTGTAACGTACGATCGTAACTATGTATCTAACCAATTATTACGTGATAAAGGAATTAAAGTTATCGAAATCACAGGTAGTGAGTTAGTACGTGGACGTGGGGGCCCAAGATGCATGAGCCAACCATTATTTAGAGAAGATATTTAGGGAGACGACTAAATTTCCTAAATGTGAGGAGAATCTGTATGAGTGAATCAGGTGAAAATAAATTAGGTAAAACGTCACTGATTGGTTTAGTTATCGGTTCGATGATTGGTGGTGGGGCCTTCAATATTATTTCTGATATGGGAGGCCAAGCCGGTGGACTAGCGATTATCATCGGATGGATTATTACGGCAATAGGCATGATTTCCTTAGCCTTTGTCTTTCAGAATTTAACAAATGAACGTCCTGATTTAGATGGTGGGATTTACAGCTATGCACAAGCAGGATTTGGTGACTTTATCGGTTTCTCAAGTGCATGGGGTTACTGGTTTGCAGCCTTTCTTGGTAACGTAGCATATGCGACATTATTGATGTCTGCAGTAGGTAACTTCTTCCCGATTTTTAAAGGAGGGAACACGCTACCAAGTATTATCGTCGCATCGATTTTACTATGGGGCGTGCACTTCCTCATCCTTAGGGGTGTAGAGACAGCGGCGTTTATTAACAGTATTGTGACTGTCGCTAAGTTAATTCCTATCTTTTTAGTTATCGTTTGTATGCTAGTGGTCTTCAATTTTGAGACTTTTAAAGCAGGATTTTATGGCATGACAAGTGGTGGCGTAGGTGTCTTTAGTTGGGGCGACACAATGTCTCAAGTAAAAAGTACGATGCTTGTAACTGTATGGGTCTTCACTGGTATTGAAGGGGCCGTCGTCTTTTCTAGTCGTGCTAAGACGAAGAAAGACGTTGGTACAGCAACAGTTATCGGTCTTGTCTCTGTATTAGTCATTTATTTCTTAATGACTGTCTTAGCGCAAGGTGTGATCCAACAAGATCAGATTTCTAAATTAGCGAACCCTTCAATGGCTCAAGTGCTTGAACATATTGTAGGCCACTGGGGCTCAGTGCTAGTGAATATTGGCTTAATTATCTCTGTGCTTGGTGCATGGTTAGGTTGGACATTACTTGCTGGTGAGTTACCATTTATCGTCGCGAAAGATGGTCTATTTCCTAAGTGGTTTGCTAAGGAAAATAAAAACAAAGCACCGGTAAACGCACTATTGATTACAAACATTTTAGTGCAAATATTCTTAATCAGTATGCTCTTTACTGACAGCGCTTATCAATTTGCGTTCTCTTTAGCATCAAGTGCGATTTTAATACCCTACATGTTTAGTGCCTTCTATCAATTGAAATATACAATTGACCATAAAGGACACGCGACAGTAAAACAATGGACGATTGGTATTATTGCTTCAATTTATGCGATTTGGCTTGTGTATGCAGCAGGGATCGACTACTTATTATTAACAATGTTGTTGTATATTCCAGGTTTATTCGTCTATAGTTTTGTGCAACGTAATAATAAGAAACGCTTAACGAAAGTAGAGTATATTCTATTCGCTGTGATTATCATACTTGCAATCATAGGTGTTATTCGCTTAGCTATGGGCAGCGTGTCAGTATTCTAATCTAACTAAGTGTAGTGAAAATTTGAGGAGCGTAGCGTTATGACTAAACATCAATTTTCCAATAAAAATAAAGCAACTGAATTAGACCAAGCATTTAAACAATTAGCTGCATATTTGAATATACCAGTAGGCGTGATTCAATCTTATAAAGAAGAATGTTTATTACGTCATTATAATAAGGGTCAAGTATTGTATTATTCTTCGGATCAACCTACGCATGTGTATCTGTTGTTAGAGGGAAATGTTTTGCGTGAAACATTTAATGCGGAAGGTGATGTGGTACGTGCACTGTATAAGGAAGAGGTACTGCTGCCACTGACGCAACTGTTTCGCAAAGAAATGTCGAGTGAAATGTGTACCGCGCTAACGGAGTGTGATGTTATCGGTATACCGAAAGATTTATTGGAATATTTATGTAAGACGCATGAGGATATTTTTATTACACTTTTTGAAAAGTTAAATGCGGAATTACGTCTGCAAATGGAATACACGATGGCGTTAACGACGAAGTTAGCGAGGGAACGTGTTGAGAAGGTATTGTACTATTTGTGTCATTCCGTTGGGTATGATAACGAGGAGTTTTATGAGATTAAGCAAGTGATGACGATTCAACTTTTGAGTGATTTGTCTGGGATTTCACGTGAAACAACTGGGCATATCATAAGTGAGTTGAAAGAGGAAAAGATGTTGCTGAAGAACGGCAAAGATTGGCTCGTTCGGAAGTAACGTATAGATGTACTTAATAATTTCTAACGAAATTAACTACTCCTAAGTTGTTAGTAGTTCTTAGATGGTCTATCACTCATTCTGTTGTGATGCTTGCCCAGGGTACAGTTTCAGCCAGAAATGCCTCACAGATAAATCTGTGGGAATTTCTAAGGTCTTCAACTTGTACTGTTCCCTCGGGCGTCACACAACGTCATTCGTTGGCCCTCTTCAGAACTACTTACTTAAGAGTGTGAGTAGTTGTGTATATTAAACTTTTAGTCTACAAATCTCCTCACCAGTTTTCATTATTTATTTTAGGATTAATTACTTAAGTGTGTGAATACTTAGGATCATCAAGAATCAACCTAATCTTTTCATATTTTACTGCTACTAAATTATGGGAAGTATATGAGTTTATATTTATCTACCAAAACCTATATAAACTTAAATTGCTACTTTGGGCGTTAGTGTTATCACTAGCGTCTTTTTTGTTTGGGGAATTTTAAGATTATCAATAGGGGTAAAAAAGTGTAAAATGGTGATAATACTCTAGTTTATTTTGAAGGGATGAGGAGCAACATGGCGTTAATGACTATTAATTATAAATCTCCGACGATTGGGATGAATCAGTCGTTTGTGGCGATTATTCCGGAGGATGATAGCTTTTTTAATCGTTCACAATCAGCGAAGCCGTTAAAAACGTTATTATTATTACATGGTTTATCGAGTGATGCGACATCTTATACACGTTTTACTAGTATTGAGCGTTACGCTGAAGAACATCAATTGGCAGTAATTATGCCGAATGCGGACCATAGTGGGTATGCCAATATGGCGTATGGCCATAGTTATTATGATTATATTTTGGAAGTTTTCAATTATGCGCATCAAGTTTTTCCATTATCAACGAAGCGTGAAGACAATTTCATAGCGGGTCATTCAATGGGGGGTTATGGCACGATGAAATTTGCTTTGACACAGAGTGAGTTATTTTCAAAAGCAGCACCATTGTCAGCTGTGTTCGAGGCACAAGGGTTGATTGATCTTGAGTGGACAGATTTCTCACCACAAGCAATCACTGGGCAAGCTACAACGGTAAAAGGGACAG encodes:
- a CDS encoding Crp/Fnr family transcriptional regulator, with the protein product MTKHQFSNKNKATELDQAFKQLAAYLNIPVGVIQSYKEECLLRHYNKGQVLYYSSDQPTHVYLLLEGNVLRETFNAEGDVVRALYKEEVLLPLTQLFRKEMSSEMCTALTECDVIGIPKDLLEYLCKTHEDIFITLFEKLNAELRLQMEYTMALTTKLARERVEKVLYYLCHSVGYDNEEFYEIKQVMTIQLLSDLSGISRETTGHIISELKEEKMLLKNGKDWLVRK
- a CDS encoding alpha/beta hydrolase family protein; the encoded protein is MALMTINYKSPTIGMNQSFVAIIPEDDSFFNRSQSAKPLKTLLLLHGLSSDATSYTRFTSIERYAEEHQLAVIMPNADHSGYANMAYGHSYYDYILEVFNYAHQVFPLSTKREDNFIAGHSMGGYGTMKFALTQSELFSKAAPLSAVFEAQGLIDLEWTDFSPQAITGQATTVKGTELDTYHLVDEAVEKGVDLPQLLIQCGTEDFLYDDNQQFMKYLDDKGIKYQYEERPGDHDYDFWDKAIKRTIEWLVEE
- the arcD gene encoding arginine-ornithine antiporter, whose translation is MSESGENKLGKTSLIGLVIGSMIGGGAFNIISDMGGQAGGLAIIIGWIITAIGMISLAFVFQNLTNERPDLDGGIYSYAQAGFGDFIGFSSAWGYWFAAFLGNVAYATLLMSAVGNFFPIFKGGNTLPSIIVASILLWGVHFLILRGVETAAFINSIVTVAKLIPIFLVIVCMLVVFNFETFKAGFYGMTSGGVGVFSWGDTMSQVKSTMLVTVWVFTGIEGAVVFSSRAKTKKDVGTATVIGLVSVLVIYFLMTVLAQGVIQQDQISKLANPSMAQVLEHIVGHWGSVLVNIGLIISVLGAWLGWTLLAGELPFIVAKDGLFPKWFAKENKNKAPVNALLITNILVQIFLISMLFTDSAYQFAFSLASSAILIPYMFSAFYQLKYTIDHKGHATVKQWTIGIIASIYAIWLVYAAGIDYLLLTMLLYIPGLFVYSFVQRNNKKRLTKVEYILFAVIIILAIIGVIRLAMGSVSVF
- the arcA gene encoding arginine deiminase, producing the protein MTQGPIQVNSEIGKLKTVLLKRPGKELENLVPDHLSGLLFDDIPYLKVAQEEHDKFAQALRDEGVEVVYLEKLAAEAIADKAVREQFIDDILAESQKTILGHEEEIKKYFETFSDQELIDKIMAGVRKEEIELETTHLVEYLDDKYPFYLDPMPNLYFTRDPQASVGRGMTINRMYWRARRRESLFITYILKHHPRFKDADVPVWLDRNSPFNIEGGDELILSKEALAIGISERTSAQAIERLARNIFKDESTTFKKVIAIEIPNSRSFMHLDTVFTMIDYDKFTVHSAIFKEENNMNIYTIEYDEAKDDIKITHSSKLRETLAEVLGVDSIEFIPTGNGDVIDGAREQWNDGSNTLCIRPGVVVTYDRNYVSNQLLRDKGIKVIEITGSELVRGRGGPRCMSQPLFREDI
- a CDS encoding YolD-like family protein; translated protein: MMPEEYKHETDYRKIPREYLDPNIPQGRGMVKWAPFATMPEQYERLREFIEEQNKITMPSLSEDQFDTLNRQLTQKYTQHQLAMISYWRNGYIHSIAAYIRRIDMLNQCITISNENGSQTMKLEFAIICNVE
- a CDS encoding ArgR family transcriptional regulator, with product MKKSKRLDLITTVVKQNRFKKKEDIAVYIEQHFGVRYSVTTIARDLKELKIFKMPVAGQQSFYKKLDNTRETDAKAKLQHYYEAEIQKIIIQDSYLLIKTSPGFAQCINYFIDQMELKEVLGTVGGNDTLMVLTGSPDMAHYVHYKLFNHKYAN